The Oryzias melastigma strain HK-1 linkage group LG3, ASM292280v2, whole genome shotgun sequence genome contains a region encoding:
- the rbpms2a gene encoding RNA-binding protein with multiple splicing 2a isoform X2, whose protein sequence is MILSRKTCTNLSSDSARPPHLGTSLLKFKRHQDFHCSFRRTLGKYHSTRKNLILCAAAASAGATVDMSLKADAEPNNNVSIEEEVRTLFVSGLPVDIKPRELYLLFRPFKGYEGSLIKLTSKQPVGFVTFDSRSGAEAAKNALNGIRFDPESPQTLRLEFAKANTKMAKSKLMATPNPTNIHPALGAHFIARDPYDLTGAALIPASPDAWTPYPLYTTELTPGLPHAAFTYPAAAAAAAALHAQASGNHTFVHLK, encoded by the exons ATGATTCTCTCTCGTAAAACCTGTACCAACCTTTCATCGGATTCCGCACGTCCTCCGCACCTCGGCACATCTCTCCTCAAGTTCAAACGCCACCAGGACTTTCACTGCAGCTTCAGGCGCACTTTGGGGAAGTATCACTCGACCAGGAAAAACCTGATCCTTtgcgcagcagcagcatcagccGGAGCGACGGTCGACATGAGTCTGAAAGCTGACGCAGAGCCCAACAACAACGTTTCCATCGAGGAGGAG GTACGAACCCTGTTTGTCAGCGGTCTTCCAGTTGACATCAAACCTCGGGAACTTTACCTCCTATTCAGACCTTTTAAG GGTTATGAAGGGTCACTGATTAAATTAACGTCAAAACAG CCTGTCGGGTTTGTAACCTTCGACAGTCGCTCTGGAGCAGAAGCTGCAAAAAATGCACTGAAT GGTATCCGTTTTGACCCCGAAAGCCCCCAGACCCTGCGCTTAGAGTTTGCTAAAGCCAACACCAAGATGGCAAAGAGTAAGCTGATGGCCACACCGAACCCCACAAATATCCACCCCGCTCTAGGAGCACACTTCATTGCACGGGACCCAT ACGATCTGACGGGGGCAGCACTGATCCCAGCATCCCCAGATGCCTGGACCCCTTACCCTCTGTACACCACAGAGCTGACCCCGGGCCTCCCCCACGCAGCCTTCACCTACCCAGCTGCTGCCGCCGCTGCTGCAGCCCTGCACGCCCAG GCTTCTGGAAACCATACCTTTGTCCATCTGAAGTGA
- the rbpms2a gene encoding RNA-binding protein with multiple splicing 2a isoform X1 has protein sequence MILSRKTCTNLSSDSARPPHLGTSLLKFKRHQDFHCSFRRTLGKYHSTRKNLILCAAAASAGATVDMSLKADAEPNNNVSIEEEVRTLFVSGLPVDIKPRELYLLFRPFKGYEGSLIKLTSKQPVGFVTFDSRSGAEAAKNALNGIRFDPESPQTLRLEFAKANTKMAKSKLMATPNPTNIHPALGAHFIARDPYDLTGAALIPASPDAWTPYPLYTTELTPGLPHAAFTYPAAAAAAAALHAQMRWYPSPSETSQPGWKSRQFC, from the exons ATGATTCTCTCTCGTAAAACCTGTACCAACCTTTCATCGGATTCCGCACGTCCTCCGCACCTCGGCACATCTCTCCTCAAGTTCAAACGCCACCAGGACTTTCACTGCAGCTTCAGGCGCACTTTGGGGAAGTATCACTCGACCAGGAAAAACCTGATCCTTtgcgcagcagcagcatcagccGGAGCGACGGTCGACATGAGTCTGAAAGCTGACGCAGAGCCCAACAACAACGTTTCCATCGAGGAGGAG GTACGAACCCTGTTTGTCAGCGGTCTTCCAGTTGACATCAAACCTCGGGAACTTTACCTCCTATTCAGACCTTTTAAG GGTTATGAAGGGTCACTGATTAAATTAACGTCAAAACAG CCTGTCGGGTTTGTAACCTTCGACAGTCGCTCTGGAGCAGAAGCTGCAAAAAATGCACTGAAT GGTATCCGTTTTGACCCCGAAAGCCCCCAGACCCTGCGCTTAGAGTTTGCTAAAGCCAACACCAAGATGGCAAAGAGTAAGCTGATGGCCACACCGAACCCCACAAATATCCACCCCGCTCTAGGAGCACACTTCATTGCACGGGACCCAT ACGATCTGACGGGGGCAGCACTGATCCCAGCATCCCCAGATGCCTGGACCCCTTACCCTCTGTACACCACAGAGCTGACCCCGGGCCTCCCCCACGCAGCCTTCACCTACCCAGCTGCTGCCGCCGCTGCTGCAGCCCTGCACGCCCAG atGCGCTGGTACCCTTCTCCCTCTGAGACTTCCCAGCCTGGATGGAAATCCCGGCAGTTTTGTTAG
- the LOC112160856 gene encoding uncharacterized protein LOC112160856 isoform X2 → MVDKTMWADLRTADTCKARWRVLRDSFVRNQKKTNPSGSRGGSLIDWKYKDIISFILPHLQHRSSKINLEKVPDQSRSEAGTPTSLEEMDNQSVHVKIEDPGPGPSREIGSTITPLPQQATQRKKSKKRQLSTIADNLIALLEEPVPKQSLPESDLDECYYFAMSLVPMLNRMDRITREETKFQILKCFEKARQRQQHID, encoded by the exons ATGGTGGACAAAACCATGTGGGCAGACCTTCGTACAG ctgaCACCTGTAAAGCAAGATGGAGGGTTCTGCGAGACAGCTTCGtcagaaaccaaaaaaagacaaatccaaGTGGATCAAGAGGGGGTTCACTGATAGACTGGAAATACAAAGACATTATATCTTTTATTCTGCCCCACCTGCAACACAGGAG CTCCAAAATCAATTTAGAAAAAGTTCCGGATCAGAGCAGGAGTGAAGCAGGGACTCCCACATCGCTGGAGGAAATGGATAACCAGTCAGTACACGTTAAAATTGAAGATCCTGGACCAGGGCCATCCAGAGAAATCGGGAGCACAATCACGCCACTGCCACAACAAGCAACAcagagaaaaaagtctaaaaaaagacAGCTCTCGACTATTGCAGACAACTTGATAGCTCTGTTAGAAGAGCCAGTCCCAAAGCAGAGCTTACCCGAAAGTGACCTTGACGAGTGCTACTACTTTGCTATGAGCCTCGTACCAATGCTGAACAGGATGGACAGAATAACAAGAGAAGAGAcgaaatttcaaattttaaaatgctttgaaaaagcAAGACAGAGACAACAGCACATTGATTAG
- the LOC112160856 gene encoding transcription factor Adf-1 isoform X1: MDDERLILEVEKHNILYDSKHAFYKDPVRKERAWSLIAQVLDADADTCKARWRVLRDSFVRNQKKTNPSGSRGGSLIDWKYKDIISFILPHLQHRSSKINLEKVPDQSRSEAGTPTSLEEMDNQSVHVKIEDPGPGPSREIGSTITPLPQQATQRKKSKKRQLSTIADNLIALLEEPVPKQSLPESDLDECYYFAMSLVPMLNRMDRITREETKFQILKCFEKARQRQQHID, from the exons ATGGACGATGAACGTTTAATTTTAGaagtagaaaaacacaatatCCTTTATGActcaaaacatgcattttataaGGACCcagtgaggaaggagagggCATGGAGCCTGATTGCACAAGTTTTGGATGCTGATG ctgaCACCTGTAAAGCAAGATGGAGGGTTCTGCGAGACAGCTTCGtcagaaaccaaaaaaagacaaatccaaGTGGATCAAGAGGGGGTTCACTGATAGACTGGAAATACAAAGACATTATATCTTTTATTCTGCCCCACCTGCAACACAGGAG CTCCAAAATCAATTTAGAAAAAGTTCCGGATCAGAGCAGGAGTGAAGCAGGGACTCCCACATCGCTGGAGGAAATGGATAACCAGTCAGTACACGTTAAAATTGAAGATCCTGGACCAGGGCCATCCAGAGAAATCGGGAGCACAATCACGCCACTGCCACAACAAGCAACAcagagaaaaaagtctaaaaaaagacAGCTCTCGACTATTGCAGACAACTTGATAGCTCTGTTAGAAGAGCCAGTCCCAAAGCAGAGCTTACCCGAAAGTGACCTTGACGAGTGCTACTACTTTGCTATGAGCCTCGTACCAATGCTGAACAGGATGGACAGAATAACAAGAGAAGAGAcgaaatttcaaattttaaaatgctttgaaaaagcAAGACAGAGACAACAGCACATTGATTAG